In Lathyrus oleraceus cultivar Zhongwan6 chromosome 2, CAAS_Psat_ZW6_1.0, whole genome shotgun sequence, the DNA window ctgatagaaacgaactctttccttcctcaatctcaggaaagatcacagtcttatcaaaacagttgatataaactcggttaaacaccaaccagttcatacccaggataacatcaatctgcactagtggaagacatacgaggtccatcccaaagtctctaccaaaaatactcaaaggacaatttaaacaaactgaagtagtagtcactgaacccttcgcaggagtatcaatcaccatactcccatgcatctcagatatctctaatttaagtttcacagcacaatccaaagatataaaggaatgagtcgcacctgtgtcaataatagctgcaagaggaaagccattaatataacacgtacctcggatcaaacgatcatctgcagaagtctcagaacccgataaagcaaagaccttgcctcccgactggttctctttcttcggcttaggacactgtggactgatatgacccacctctccacggttgaaacaagtcatagtcttcaaccggcactctgcagccaagtgaccacctttgccacacttgaaacacttcttctcagtactggtacactcatggatacgatgtccagcctgaccacatctgtaacacttagcaggggcactggagtctcccccactaggtctcttcatcccactctgtctctggaaacctttgccagctgcatacggcttcccacgatcattctgattcttgcctttcctatcaaccctctgttgatagctctccgctctggccttggtatcctgttcaaagatcctgcaacattcaaccaagtcagaaaacactctaatccgctgatacccaatagcctgcttgatctcgggacgtaacccgttctcaaacttcacacattttgaaagttccccagtagcctcatcatagggagtgtaatacttcgacaactctgtgaacttagcagcatactcagtaacagaccggttgccctgcttcaattctaagaactctatctctttctttcctctgacatcctctggaaagtacttcctcaggaatctctctctgaacaccgcccaagtgatctcagcactcccagcagcttccaactcagtgcgggcagcaacccaccaatcatctgcttcctctgacagcatatgcgtaccgaacctgaccttctggttatcgacacactcagtcactcggaagatcctctcgatctccttcaaccacttctgagcaccatctggatcgtatgctcccttgaacattggaggattgttcttctggaactcactcagttgacgagcagctcccaatcccacgacattcggattccctccaagtactccagctagcatacccagagcctcagcaatcgcagcatcgtctctacctcttccagccatctctattctgagaacccaacaagctaaaacaataagtactaacagggttacacaacacctatcacatacagggaaacagaataattacgactcgactcgaccgactatgctctgataccactaatgtaacacccttctaaaataccccaataattaattaaaacaacaaaatataaatcagagtagatatgcaatttcagggtgtcacacttgacacttcacaccattcaccaaaatatctggtcatgctcatttattaatcaaaataaaacattgcacaattcgcagcggatagaaatctaacaacatgcaaccatgtaacacattacatgtaaaattgttcaacaactaacaataaaacaaagtaaaacatcccgtcccgatgttacatataccagagcatgacccactaaggaactacactagactccaagcactagcttctactcaatcactgctcgttacctgaaacatagttgtaagggtgagttcctcaatcgatataataagcattataaaatatcatgtaatgctaagtaaattaacacattcatcaccctaatcagatcacacattcagcaacggcaacatccactcataatcatgctcaacacaaacacacaacacacgtataatattggaatacatccattcatattatacgccatacatacattatgaaatgagactccatgcatgcggtaccgactattcgtgaacacatagttcaacctcaccgatcaaacccagatacggctaccaagctcactagtcccactcatttgagacctagtgactcactcactaattcctcaccatgggaattagctaccaccataaaggccatgctatgcacgctaaatcacctagcatgcaaactacaacaacaatccacaatggacatatgctcacactctaagccataaacaactcactaattcctcaccatgggaattagctaccaccataaaggccatgttatgcacgctaaatcacctagcatgcaaacatcaacaacaatccacaatgcatacataatagatatattcacagcattatgcataccatcttacatcatcagcatatttctcacagaatcatatcatgtcatgccaaataataaatcacagtattagcacactctactaatacttatactgctcaaaacaacgggaaatgatccctactatatcacacatcagctaaattacatcgctcagctgaaacgaccaaactgcacaacaacagctcagaaaaaatcaaacttctgcccatacgcgtatgcctcatgcccatacgcgtatggcacatttcctagccaagcccatacgcgtatggcctgtctcatacgcgtatgatacgcgtacctCTTCTCgcatacgcgtaccaacagagacaaaactacgtttagaacatcatcttcttcatccatacgcgtatggcctcaccccatacgcgtaccactcacaggctacgcgtaagtacacgcgtatggcgcgtatcagcaccagcctcctcccctccaggccatctcatacgcgtatggcctagtgtcatacgcgtatgaccagaaccaaaattccagatctgctatgggttttctctgctacgagatttctcaaatccaacctcccacagtccaaatttttacacagcattcgttcatattatctaacacagatcatacccattcaatttcacaatttctaaccttattacgtctaattcctacgaattttcttcaattataaccCATACCTCATTCATCCGTAAgttcacaatttgcaacattcatcatcctgattagagtcgattcaatggcttattactacccattacatgttaacccataatacccattaaacgacgataaaccccccttacctgagttgatctggcaaatcctttaacttcaagcttttcccttcttcaactctttttctcttgctcttcctctttgcccttttttccactttttagtcgcttctctcctttcacgtgaaaaaaccctttttaccaaatgggactctttactgattccaaaaatcgttccaataataataatccaataatattccaattatttaattaaattaataaatatactaataataatatatatgaagggtttatcttttattttgaaaaataataccctctcattcatattatcatcataatatactattaaacttaaattaaataattatcatattttatcggggtgttacacccTATCCTAACTAGTCACGTCATCTCATGCCTCAAAAGGAAGCAACAAAATGACTCAATCATGAAAATGCATTTAATACGTTTGTTCCCCGCTACTTTTTTCAACTGACTCCAAGCGTTTCGCCTTTAGTTCACATTAGAAAACATCCTTGAAGGACGACTAAAATCAGTAAAGGCTTCCCCGACTCTCTCGGTGCCCGGTAAAGCCTTGGGGAAACTGTTATATGGTAGTCAAAAATCCAAATAGTTGAGACTCAATTCATCTCAAATCCACTCCACTTGATCCAAGGTACAAAAGTCAGTTCACACGGAAAATAATATACATTCTCCGATCTTCACTTTTCACTACACTCATTTTGAATCTTGAATTAACTTAGGTTATGGAGTGCTAACCATGCAGATCCACCTCACGCCTCCTTACCGGAGATCTGTTTCACCTGTTCGAGATTTGTCTTAAACCGATTACATATAATTCTAGTTCTAGAATGAAACATATATATGGAAAAATTACTATTTTAGAAAATTAATACTtgaaatttaataaaaaaaattatattaaaatttaataaaaatatttatattaaaatttataattatattttttaaaatattctAAATTTGATAAACTAATTATAGATAATTGATATGTTCTATTAGTGTAAAAGTTAGTCGATTCATCATAATCATTCAAAGGTAGTACTTTAGATGTGATTAATGTAAAAGTCAAACACTTATAAAAATGTAACGGTTATAACTAATTAACAGTATACAAATATTTTTACATTCGCAATATGTATCaattaaattcaaataattattaattttaaaaaaattaatttcaagttttttatttatatcatattaaatttaatttttatatttacaAATAAGTAATCATTTTTCTTATCTTATCGTGTTAATTTCTATCCCAACTCAAATTGAAGATAGAAATTCCAACTAGAAAGCCAAAATAAGTTAAGTTTTAAGATGGGTGAGTGACATAGCTTAATTGGCATGagttaattaaattaaattaaattaaataaatataaactTTAATTGGATATAAATTATGATTTATGGTTCAATTTTTTACAgtaatatttatttatatttatatataaatataaataagttgttaatatttataaattaataattaaaaaaaattaaattgtAAGACTAACTTATCATGTCATCTAATCATTAGATTAAAATATGATATACAATTATCTATTTAGTaatgtttttatttatttttaatacaTGATTGAATTATATTTTTGATCTCTTTAattgattttcttattttaaatttaaacgGTTTTGGTCATCCTCTCATAATTTTGCATTTAAATTAAcgatatttttattttttaaataaaaaatttctTGTGAAATATGATAAATTATCGTCTATAAATCTATTATAAAACTTTATagataaaaatatatattaaaaaataaaatctctttacttttttataaaaaaatatgaGAGAGATGTCAaacttatttaaatttaaaatagaaGGATTAATTTTGTGAATCTTGAAGGTTTACCTTACTACATAAATGTTTATTGAATCTTAAATCACCAAACTTAATGTTGTGGAAATCTAGCGCAAATGAATAATACACATTGTGTATGAGTATCGTAAACTCCGAAATATCGAATCTATTGCTACAGGAAAAAATCAATGCGCTTTTAAAGTAATATTAGGTTAAACGATATGTATTATCTTTACATTTGAATACACAAATATTTACTAAAtatttatataaatatatttattttctttttaagGATTTGAATAAATAATTAGTCTAAAAATTGTTCAAATATGAAaaaatttaatttatattttaaaagATATGACGATTGAGGACTGTATTGTTTGAATTGACTCATCTAAATTGGTAAACAATATTAGGTATAATTTTATCTAATAATTTTTTTCCCAAAATTTCTTATTGTTCaatgaattattttattttttaaattgaaatataaaattattattaataaCATAACACAATAAACTCAATTATTTTATTCTAAATGGTTAACTTTTTCTTTGCTTAATCACAACTTTGTCTTAAAGTGTAAAAAAAGAAGTAGAAACATCTTTAATTTAATGATGGATTGACTAGCATAAAAATAATATGTCACAATGATAATTTTTTTTAGTATAAATTATGTATTTTTTGGGATTAATTTTTCGAATTAAAGAAAATTAAACAACAAAATTTATTCTCAAGAGATTTAACAATGGTTGCATATCTAAAATAGAAATTGAACTCAAGAAAAATAATTTTGATAAAACTCATATTACATTTAATTAAAATATCGACAAAATTGCATTTTTACCTAACCAATCAAAATTAATTGTAACGAAATTTAATTTTGTACgagttttgatttttttataaaaaagaATTCACGCGTCTTTGACTTGAAAAAATACTAATAAAAAATCAATAAATGAATCTATACTAAAAATGATATAAATTACAAatcattttataaaatatttattcAACGCAAAGGTTGAAAATGatataaaaatattaaatttactaaaaataaaataatatattgTTGAATTTAGTCAAATTTTAATATTAAGAATAAATTATTTTTATAGAAAttataaatttatattaaataaaataatattttcaTCATTATAAAAATAAGCTCCCACAGTAACATAGACATTCTCAAACAGCGGGACCAGAAACTTGCTGACTTTATCTTCGATAACTTTGGTGAGTTTTACTCTATCTTATTCTAAATTAATTTTTCTCTCGATTTTCACTCTATCTTATTTAAATTCATTTTTCTCTCTcaataaataatttattttaatacGCTAAATTCGCAAAATCACAAAGTAAAATTATTGAATTTTCTCACCTTTAAAAAAGAAGTGTCTCTGTCTATGTCGATATTAGACATTTTCTTTTGACATTtataattatatttaatttatttattttttattatcGATATTTTTGTATTAGTGTTGGGAGTCAAATCTAGGGTGTCCGTGTTTTTGTAGAGCTCCCACGAGGTGCTCGAGCAAGCTATTTATTTGTCTTGGATTCCATCATTTATGAAACAATCCAAACCACAACAAACACACACTGCCACACATCAACTCATCCTCATACTCCCATCCCTTACTATGGTCCCTTTTTTCATTGCTTCATAATCATTCCCATTTATGCAACTTGCACTAAATCATTTTTGCTTTTTTTGAATAATTCCAAGGTTATTTTGTTAGGTGGCATAATAATAACAAGTGGTAGGGTCCTAAAATATTTTGTCTAGCTCAAAACCTTGAAATTTATCACAACAACACACAAACACAAAATCTGTTTTTGCTTGCAAGTCAAAGAAAACAACCGTACACTATACACTATACACACAAATACACAAACAAAAGTACCCTCAAATACCCATCCAAAccttcttctttccttttttaCAAAACATCCAAAAAAACATCTCAAGTTTTTCAACTAGATCTTGTTTTTCTCTTGTGACTTAGCTTCAACAAGGtttctttttattatttatttttgtttttgtgCCTAAGCTGGTTTATAGTGTTGGATAaggtttttatttatttatttatttatttttatttattgtAATACATTAATTCATTCTGTGGCTGTGATATTTCGATGAGATCTGAATATACAAAAATGAAAATTGAATAAACTAAAACTTTTAGtttttgtttatttgtttttgtttgatTATTTATTTTCTGGGTTCTGAAAAAGTCTTTTTGTTTTTTGATTTTAGAAAGATGGCGAATCGGTGGTGGGATGGAAGAACCACGGAGGCAAACCCGAACCCGGTTGAAGGAGAGAACCAAACCGGTTCGAACCGGGTCGTGTTACGAAGAGAGCAAGAGTTCATGGAAAGCAACACCAACAACAGTAACAGTAACGTTACTCCAACGATGAGTAACAACAGCACCGTCAACGTTAACGGCGAAGACGAAAACAACAATGACCGTGACGGCGACGACCAGAACACCGGAAGCGGACGCCGTCCACGCGGCCGACCTCCAGGTTCGAAGAACAAACCGAAACCGCCGGTGGTGATAACGAAAGAAACACCAAACGCTCTTCGTAGCCACATCTTGGAAATCGCCAGTGGAAGCGATGTTGCTGAGAGTATTTCCACTTTTGCCAACCGTCGTCACCGCGGTGTTTCGGTTCTCAGCGGCACCGGCGTTGTTACCAATGTGACTCTCCGGCAACCGACAGCTCCGGGAGGTATCATTGCTCTTCAGGGGAGGTTTGACATTCTGTCACTCTCCGGAGCTTTTTTGCCTCCGCCGTCTCCACCGGAGGCGACCGGGCTGACGGTCTATCTCGCGGGAGTGCAAGGGCAGGTTGTGGGAGGATTGGTGGTCGGAGCGCTGGTTGCGTCAGGACCAGTGATGGTTGTTGCTGCTACTTTTGCTAATGCTACTTATGAGAGGCTACCATTGGAAGATGACCAAGGAGAAGAGGAAAACATGGGACAAGAGGTTAATAATACTCGCAATATTATTAACAACAATGATGGTGGTGGTGCTTCTGGTTCTTTGTCTGTTACTGGTTCTGCAAGTGGAAGTGGTGCAACAACATCTCATGGATTAGGCGAATTCAATATGAATCCGAATTTGATGAATGGTGGTGGACACAATGTGGGACACGGACACGGACATGATATGTTCTGGCGTCCGCCTCCACCACCTTATTAAATTTGGGAATTATGATTACTACATTACACTGATACTTGTGTTGCTTTCATGTGATCAAGTTTGGAGTGTTTTGTTGTAATATGTTCTTGTTCTAGCTACCTAGCAAGCCAGTTTAGGGTGTTTTTATTTGATTTGGTTTCGTTTTCGGTTTTAGTTTTACTACTACAAAGACTCCTTCCTAAATTCCCATAATTTTGACTTAAACTTTGTAGTAGTTTTTCAATGTTTATCTGGGAATTTTATATGTTCATTACAGTTAATAATAATAAATGGATTTTGTTTGGGAAGGTttgattgtgattgtgattgTGATTGTGATTGTGTAGTTTTGATTATGTGGAAATGATTCTTTCAAGATAATAAGGATGTAGTTAAAGGGTTAATGAGTTTCAATATATGGTTTTTATATGCATAAGTGAGAGATTGCATTCTCTAAcaaataaaacatttaaaaatctatcgactggaaaatatttttacatgAGGAATTTCTCACAGAATTGCGACAATATTGAATTCATTTTACATTGTTCACACGGATTAAAGAATGGTAATATTGTTATAAAATATTgtaattttattaataatattaaaaatagtgtaaaaattaatgattaaaagacacaattaaaaaattaataatatttttacATTGAAAAATGAGAATGACATTTATTTTGGgataattttttttcttaaaacGACAACCATTTTAAAATGGAATGAGTAATAATTGTGGTCTTATAATAATTGATTTAGCTGATTATCTTTTATTCATTAAAAAATTatataaagaaaaagaaaaaaaaagtcTTTTAACTAAAatgtttttattttatattattgtTTCTTTTTTATTATCAATTAAACAAATGACCACTAAATTTTATTTAATCAAGTGGAGTCGACTACATGATAATTTTCGCTATTCTATCAaaaatttatatatttatccAAATCGTTAATCTCAATATcttttttaataatttttttatagtCTTTTTATATCTTCCACTTCACAAAAGGTataatttaaagaaaaaaaaataattttaaattgAAAATTGATAAAGCAAGTCATTTTGAAacaatttttgttttttttttaaattttggaTCGAGAATAATTATGGATTTTTTTTAAGTAATCAAGTGTTTCAATTTAATTTCCAAAATAaccattttaaaaaaaatatttacCAATATAATCAAGTTTCATGTACATCTCTAAAGCATGCAGCAGTTGAACTGACGAATGCATGTTGTCATTGAACATAGGCGCCAAAATCATTGGCGTATGCATGCAGTGAAACCAATGAAATTGGCGCATACTTACTATATATCAAGTGTATCTGTCATTGCATGTGGCgcatgatatatatatatatatatatatatatatatatatatatatatatatatatatatatatatatatatatatatatatatatatatatatatatatatatatatatatatatgtatgtataaagttaaaataattattaatattatgatataaagttaaaatacataacaattgacaagaaaatcaatgatccgTCCGATTGAAACGACCCCTTGTTCCACATCCTGGTGTGTTGGCCTTTCTTTGAGGTCTCCCATGATTTCCAGAGGTGTTTGaggtctttgagtgctgacatgatgcaatggtggTTGGTGTGAAGGTCAAGTGGTATTTGATAAATTTCTCATCATTTCTCCCCAATAACTAGGGGTGTTGCCGCCAACTGCGCTGCCGTAATTGAGTTTGGTGCCCATGTTGTCTTAGTTTGGTCGTTATGGTTGGTTATTTATGGACGGTATGGTTGCCCGAATTGGTGCATTTGATCGTTTTGGAAACAAAGTAATGGTTCCTGTGGTGTAATAAAGTTAAACAATAGTTGGGTGTTATGGGGATGAGATGTTTGGGTGTTCATAAGTGGGGAGCTATGATGGCATGAGGATGAATCGTATGAATCATTCGGGCTATAGACAAATGTAGTGGCTGCGTATGGTTATTGGTGGTTAGGGTTTAGTTCCtggttttgagtttgggtgtgtgacatgaattggttgtgaggttgggtgtttggtggTTAGGTGTATATGGTAGagtgatggtgtgaggttggtcgttgggtttgggtgggttgacaaTGTTCTTGGACGGGGATTTGTTGTTGGATGTTTGATGATGAAGCTCGTTGGTGTGGATTAATCAAATATCTTGGCCCAGACATAAACTGTGGCGTTG includes these proteins:
- the LOC127118270 gene encoding AT-hook motif nuclear-localized protein 20, which codes for MANRWWDGRTTEANPNPVEGENQTGSNRVVLRREQEFMESNTNNSNSNVTPTMSNNSTVNVNGEDENNNDRDGDDQNTGSGRRPRGRPPGSKNKPKPPVVITKETPNALRSHILEIASGSDVAESISTFANRRHRGVSVLSGTGVVTNVTLRQPTAPGGIIALQGRFDILSLSGAFLPPPSPPEATGLTVYLAGVQGQVVGGLVVGALVASGPVMVVAATFANATYERLPLEDDQGEEENMGQEVNNTRNIINNNDGGGASGSLSVTGSASGSGATTSHGLGEFNMNPNLMNGGGHNVGHGHGHDMFWRPPPPPY